From a single Clostridium isatidis genomic region:
- a CDS encoding nucleoside-diphosphate sugar epimerase/dehydratase, whose translation MKKLKTFLLVVIDAFLVNMAYLLAINITFHDRFTEIATIYAKNIIVVTIIYTICFFLFKLYNSLWDLTGTDEFLLGAGGGILSGSLVILYTRFSPNITSVGATIPLNVCVIATMMTCIFVLGYRILFRVYRRYLLYAPYKYAKDQQRVMIVGAGSAGTMLINEMLSKRNLKLNPIVLVDDDDYKQGKRISGVKVEGKRRDIVRLAVEKEIDIILIAIPSIDSKNKKEILEICKKTNCKIKIIPGIYEIISGKATVNRIKDVDLEDLLGRDPIVLDDEGISSYLNNKVVLVTGAGGSIGSELCRQIVKYGPKKLVLFDIYENSVYDIQNELRSHFTNLNMEVLIGSIRDKERLEEVFKSNNIEVVFHAAAHKHVPLMEDSPKEAIKNNVFGTLNLVQTANEHKIERFVLISTDKAVNPTNVMGATKRLCEMIIQAYNTVSKTDFVAVRFGNVLGSNGSVIPLFKKQIQEGGPVTVTHKNITRYFMLIPEAAQLVLQAGAYAKGGEIFVLDMGKPVRIYDLAKDLIKLSGFEPGEDIPIKITGLRPGEKLYEELLMSEEGLKATKHKKIYIGRPTFENIDSLNKKLKELEEVLKEESNEMVKLKMKQIVPTYREPSEVNEVALTES comes from the coding sequence ATGAAGAAGCTAAAAACCTTTTTATTAGTAGTAATAGATGCTTTTTTGGTTAATATGGCATATTTATTAGCAATAAACATTACTTTTCATGATAGATTTACAGAGATTGCTACTATATATGCAAAAAATATAATAGTAGTAACTATAATTTATACAATATGCTTTTTTCTGTTCAAATTATACAATTCATTATGGGATTTAACAGGAACAGATGAATTTTTACTTGGAGCTGGAGGAGGTATTCTATCGGGTTCTTTAGTAATTTTGTATACAAGATTTTCTCCTAATATTACATCAGTTGGAGCAACTATTCCATTGAATGTTTGTGTTATTGCAACTATGATGACTTGTATCTTTGTGTTAGGATATAGAATATTGTTTAGAGTATATAGAAGATACCTTTTATATGCTCCATATAAGTATGCTAAAGACCAACAAAGAGTTATGATAGTTGGAGCAGGCTCTGCTGGAACCATGCTTATTAATGAAATGTTATCTAAAAGAAATCTTAAGCTTAATCCAATTGTTTTAGTTGATGATGATGATTATAAGCAAGGTAAGAGAATAAGTGGTGTTAAGGTAGAAGGTAAAAGAAGGGATATAGTTAGATTAGCTGTTGAAAAGGAAATAGATATTATTTTAATTGCAATTCCTTCTATTGATAGTAAAAATAAAAAAGAGATATTAGAAATATGCAAGAAAACCAATTGTAAAATCAAAATAATACCTGGTATTTATGAAATTATATCTGGAAAAGCTACTGTTAACAGAATAAAAGATGTAGATTTAGAAGACTTGCTAGGTAGAGATCCTATTGTATTAGATGATGAAGGAATATCAAGCTATTTAAATAATAAAGTAGTTTTAGTTACAGGGGCTGGTGGTTCTATTGGGTCAGAATTATGTAGACAAATTGTAAAATATGGCCCCAAAAAGTTGGTGCTTTTTGACATATATGAAAATTCAGTTTATGATATTCAAAATGAATTAAGGAGTCATTTTACTAATTTAAATATGGAAGTACTTATAGGATCTATAAGAGATAAAGAAAGATTAGAAGAAGTTTTTAAAAGTAATAATATCGAAGTGGTTTTTCATGCAGCAGCTCATAAACATGTTCCATTAATGGAAGATAGTCCAAAGGAAGCTATAAAAAATAATGTTTTTGGTACTTTAAATTTAGTTCAAACTGCTAATGAACATAAGATTGAAAGATTTGTGCTTATATCTACAGATAAGGCGGTAAATCCGACCAACGTAATGGGGGCTACTAAGAGATTATGTGAAATGATAATTCAAGCTTATAACACTGTAAGTAAAACTGATTTTGTTGCAGTAAGATTTGGTAATGTTCTTGGAAGTAATGGGTCTGTAATTCCTTTATTTAAGAAGCAAATTCAAGAAGGCGGTCCAGTTACTGTGACTCATAAAAATATTACAAGATATTTTATGCTAATTCCAGAAGCAGCACAGCTTGTTCTTCAAGCAGGAGCTTATGCTAAAGGTGGAGAAATATTTGTTTTAGATATGGGTAAGCCAGTAAGAATATATGATCTAGCAAAAGATCTTATAAAGCTTTCTGGTTTTGAGCCAGGAGAAGACATACCAATTAAAATAACAGGCTTAAGACCTGGAGAAAAGCTTTATGAAGAGCTTTTAATGAGTGAGGAAGGCTTAAAGGCTACTAAACATAAAAAAATATATATTGGTAGACCTACCTTTGAGAACATAGATAGTTTAAATAAAAAATTAAAAGAATTAGAGGAAGTATTAAAAGAAGAAAGTAATGAAATGGTAAAGCTTAAAATGAAACAAATCGTTCCTACTTATAGGGAACCCAGTGAAGTAAATGAAGTAGCATTAACTGAAAGTTAG
- a CDS encoding glycosyltransferase, translating to MKKDILLSIVVPVYNVEKYLDECLKSIINNYQEGVEVILVDDGSKDSSPLICDKYEKEYEYIMVLHKENGGLSSARNAGIRKANGKYIWFVDSDDYIKDGSIKEIINASLKDTDLVMVSHCNIYPNGEVINDYLEEPKENEKEPYVYFYNKGSASYAATRFIAKKRLIEENSLFFTEGIYHEDEDWSPRVLCSAKNFAVVKESVYCYRVGNPKSIMGMLNPKKVYDKIFVSKNLYNKIRRDNAQGIMRSFLQYRVEHNYVTALNELEAYSGEENKKMTKELKDNLYLLEDINSNRAKLVRNVVKLIGIKNTSKLLRLRNRIK from the coding sequence ATGAAAAAAGATATTCTTTTATCAATTGTTGTACCTGTCTATAATGTTGAAAAATATTTAGATGAGTGCTTAAAAAGTATTATTAATAATTATCAAGAAGGAGTAGAAGTAATTTTAGTTGATGATGGATCAAAAGACAGTAGTCCTTTAATATGTGATAAATACGAAAAAGAATATGAATATATAATGGTACTTCATAAGGAAAATGGCGGTTTATCTTCTGCAAGAAATGCAGGAATAAGAAAAGCTAATGGAAAATATATTTGGTTTGTAGATAGTGATGATTATATTAAAGATGGAAGTATTAAGGAGATTATTAATGCTTCATTAAAAGATACAGATTTAGTAATGGTAAGTCACTGTAATATTTATCCAAATGGAGAAGTTATAAATGATTATTTAGAAGAACCAAAAGAAAATGAAAAAGAGCCCTATGTATATTTCTATAATAAAGGTAGTGCAAGTTATGCTGCCACAAGGTTTATAGCAAAAAAGAGATTAATAGAAGAAAATAGTTTATTCTTTACTGAAGGAATATATCACGAAGATGAAGATTGGTCTCCAAGAGTTTTATGTTCTGCTAAAAACTTTGCAGTAGTAAAGGAATCAGTTTATTGTTATAGAGTAGGAAATCCAAAATCTATAATGGGAATGCTAAATCCTAAAAAGGTATATGATAAAATTTTTGTTTCAAAAAATTTATACAATAAAATTAGAAGAGATAATGCCCAAGGAATAATGCGAAGTTTTTTACAATATAGAGTAGAGCATAATTATGTTACTGCATTAAATGAACTAGAGGCCTATAGTGGCGAAGAAAATAAAAAAATGACTAAGGAACTTAAGGATAATTTATATTTATTAGAAGATATTAATAGTAATAGAGCTAAATTAGTTAGAAATGTAGTAAAACTTATTGGTATAAAAAATACATCGAAGCTGTTAAGATTAAGAAACAGAATAAAATAA
- a CDS encoding O-antigen ligase family protein, with amino-acid sequence MKTLQKIFKIRILEDSVYFKITFLLWALIHSLALGQYVTSYASPIIILWGGLILIKLLLIDRVDFSRKYFILIFSFLLAYLVTIVINRELNLLGNIKTLIWQSIMIIGLFINDYRKDKKQILMDIDRIGRAVIIATLIISAISVLQFFLDISYIVTRVDGRSIPQGYYAARLWGIYVDPNQSCNVAIISLALSVILLLRKTLLNKVLLISNILIQYSLIVLSGSRGGSLGLIILLIGLFYLVFDRKFKDKNNAINSKKLISLILSIILSVALVATFRITRKTLALIPEIGYSISESIINKQNDKDENKSNNITIDRADVESSNGRIELWTDGLKLSKKFPIFGVGDRNIMAIAQKLMPGSSITKQYVHNGYLHMLLSGGAVSLLIMMFLLGDIAISALRNIVNNKKHDNDYYVYTILTSMIGAILLTTFFITEVFFQNSFTAAILWIFVGYIVYLNKKEKFI; translated from the coding sequence ATGAAGACATTACAAAAGATTTTTAAAATAAGAATACTAGAGGACAGTGTATATTTCAAAATAACATTTCTTTTATGGGCATTAATTCATTCACTAGCATTAGGGCAATATGTAACCTCATATGCATCTCCCATTATAATATTATGGGGTGGATTAATATTAATTAAGCTTCTATTGATAGATAGAGTAGATTTTTCAAGGAAGTATTTTATTTTAATATTTAGTTTTTTATTGGCATATTTAGTAACAATAGTTATTAATAGAGAGTTGAATTTGCTTGGAAATATAAAAACTTTAATTTGGCAAAGTATTATGATAATTGGATTATTTATAAATGATTATCGAAAAGATAAGAAGCAAATTTTAATGGATATAGATAGAATAGGAAGAGCAGTAATAATAGCAACATTAATAATATCAGCCATATCTGTATTACAATTTTTCCTCGATATTAGTTATATAGTTACAAGAGTAGATGGAAGAAGTATTCCTCAAGGATATTATGCTGCAAGATTATGGGGAATTTATGTAGATCCAAATCAATCCTGTAATGTAGCAATAATTTCTTTAGCATTATCTGTTATATTATTATTGAGAAAAACATTACTTAATAAAGTATTACTTATATCAAACATATTAATTCAATACTCACTTATTGTTTTATCTGGTTCAAGAGGAGGTTCGCTAGGATTAATAATATTATTAATTGGGCTGTTCTATTTAGTATTTGATAGGAAATTTAAAGATAAAAATAATGCTATAAATTCTAAAAAATTAATAAGTCTTATCTTAAGCATAATTTTATCAGTAGCCTTAGTAGCTACCTTTAGAATAACTAGAAAGACATTAGCATTAATACCAGAAATAGGTTATAGTATAAGTGAGAGTATAATAAATAAACAAAATGATAAAGATGAAAATAAATCAAACAATATTACAATAGATAGGGCAGATGTAGAATCATCAAATGGTAGAATAGAATTATGGACAGATGGACTTAAATTAAGTAAGAAGTTTCCTATATTTGGAGTAGGGGATAGAAATATAATGGCTATTGCACAAAAATTGATGCCTGGTTCATCAATAACTAAACAATATGTACATAATGGATATTTACATATGTTACTTTCAGGGGGGGCTGTATCACTACTTATAATGATGTTCTTACTTGGAGATATAGCTATATCAGCTCTAAGAAACATAGTAAATAATAAAAAACATGATAATGATTATTATGTATATACTATATTGACATCTATGATAGGAGCAATACTTTTGACAACCTTCTTTATAACTGAAGTTTTCTTTCAAAATTCTTTTACAGCAGCAATATTATGGATTTTTGTAGGGTATATAGTTTATTTAAACAAAAAGGAGAAATTTATATAA
- a CDS encoding glycosyltransferase family 2 protein encodes MPKISIIVPVYNAEKVLSRCIKSILNQSFKDFELILINDGSSDRSIDILKKFEKLDERIRVIDNSNNGVSETRNIGIKKAIGEYIQFIDSDDFIESNMLEETLNIMENKEADLVMTGFFLDIEEKNKIVTEIQTYENNISNNKKDIAINVLERLSGTYVNSPVNKLYKRSVIIDNNLFMDKNIDLGEDLAFNLEYLKYCNCVVFSEKCYYHYCMRLEDNLTFKYRKDKLELMEALYKNCISYFEASDLERSYIRKMNGLFIKWMYSCYIDLHNRNCDLSISGKYKFVKESIKKYNNIINDTDDLSFAFKLLKLSLAFPISVILLSKIIYFIKVNMRKVFYR; translated from the coding sequence ATGCCGAAAATTAGCATTATAGTGCCTGTTTATAATGCAGAAAAAGTTTTATCTCGTTGTATTAAAAGTATATTAAATCAATCCTTTAAAGATTTTGAATTAATATTAATTAATGATGGATCTAGTGATAGAAGCATAGATATACTTAAAAAATTTGAAAAGTTAGATGAAAGAATAAGAGTAATTGATAATTCAAATAATGGGGTATCAGAAACAAGAAATATAGGAATTAAAAAAGCAATTGGTGAATATATACAATTCATTGATTCAGACGATTTTATTGAAAGTAATATGCTTGAAGAAACTCTGAATATAATGGAGAATAAAGAAGCAGATTTAGTAATGACAGGATTTTTTCTAGATATAGAGGAAAAAAATAAAATAGTAACAGAAATACAAACCTACGAAAATAATATTTCTAATAATAAGAAAGATATTGCTATAAATGTTTTAGAGAGACTAAGTGGGACATACGTTAATTCACCAGTTAATAAGCTGTATAAAAGATCTGTCATTATTGATAATAACTTATTTATGGATAAGAATATTGATTTAGGAGAAGATTTAGCTTTTAATTTAGAGTATCTAAAATATTGTAATTGTGTAGTCTTTTCTGAAAAATGTTATTATCATTATTGCATGAGATTAGAAGATAATTTAACTTTTAAATATAGAAAGGATAAATTAGAATTAATGGAAGCTTTATATAAAAATTGTATAAGTTATTTTGAAGCTTCTGATTTAGAAAGGTCTTATATAAGGAAAATGAATGGGCTATTTATAAAATGGATGTATTCTTGTTATATAGATCTTCATAATAGAAATTGTGATTTAAGTATTTCTGGAAAATACAAGTTTGTTAAAGAAAGTATAAAAAAATATAATAATATTATTAATGATACTGATGATTTAAGTTTTGCTTTTAAGCTTCTTAAATTATCATTAGCATTTCCTATAAGCGTTATATTATTAAGTAAAATAATATATTTTATTAAAGTTAATATGAGGAAAGTTTTTTATAGATAG
- a CDS encoding lipopolysaccharide biosynthesis protein has protein sequence MSIKELLKKNTLVNSALWYTIGSFVLKGVNFLTVPVFTELLTTTEMGKVTVYSTWNAIAVILVGLGIEGTVGVAKANLKEKEYPEYLSSSLILATFSFVVMFILINIFKKQLLVLTGLEAGLLFLLLTQSFFSFVTSFVLSTYTFARKYKAYLGVSFLSTILNIVLSISIILSMDSNRYLGRIFGWAIATIAIGFVLYIKVILEGKTYINLKYWKFCLPVALPLIVHNLSHLLLNQSDILMLEEFTTESIVGVYGILYTIGSIINIIQVAVNGAWVPWYYEALKKGDKEDLRKKSSIYIILFTLLTVMFTLGVPEVIKLFASEEYWPGIPLVFIIIMGYYFVYLYTFPANFQFYSKNTKFIAMGTITAAIVNIIFNYFLIQYFGMYGAAIATLIAYIVLFFMHFCIVKFKLKHQDYPFIYNIYGISAVALAWGISYVFLNAFIVRWSIIIILLVISVKVGIKEIKKIS, from the coding sequence ATGAGTATAAAAGAATTGTTAAAAAAGAATACTTTGGTTAATTCAGCTCTTTGGTACACAATAGGTTCTTTTGTGTTAAAAGGTGTAAATTTCTTAACTGTACCTGTATTTACAGAATTGCTGACAACTACTGAAATGGGAAAGGTTACAGTTTACTCTACCTGGAATGCTATTGCAGTTATTTTGGTTGGTTTAGGAATAGAAGGAACAGTAGGAGTTGCAAAAGCTAATCTTAAGGAGAAAGAATATCCGGAGTATTTATCAAGTTCTTTAATTTTAGCAACTTTTAGCTTTGTAGTAATGTTTATATTAATTAATATATTTAAAAAACAATTATTAGTACTTACTGGTCTTGAAGCAGGACTTTTGTTTTTACTATTAACGCAAAGCTTTTTCTCTTTTGTTACAAGTTTTGTGCTATCAACATATACCTTTGCAAGAAAGTATAAGGCATATTTAGGTGTATCTTTCTTATCAACTATTTTGAATATAGTACTTTCTATATCTATTATTTTGTCAATGGATAGTAATAGATATTTAGGAAGAATTTTTGGATGGGCTATAGCTACTATAGCTATTGGATTTGTACTATATATAAAAGTTATTTTAGAAGGTAAAACTTATATAAATTTAAAGTATTGGAAATTTTGTTTGCCAGTAGCCTTACCTTTAATTGTTCACAATTTATCTCATTTACTTTTAAATCAATCAGATATTTTAATGCTTGAGGAGTTTACAACGGAATCAATAGTTGGGGTATATGGAATATTATATACTATTGGTTCTATAATAAATATAATACAAGTAGCCGTAAATGGAGCATGGGTGCCTTGGTATTATGAAGCATTAAAAAAAGGAGATAAAGAAGACTTAAGAAAAAAATCATCTATTTATATAATATTATTTACATTATTAACAGTAATGTTTACTCTAGGAGTACCAGAAGTAATTAAATTATTTGCTTCAGAAGAATATTGGCCAGGGATACCTTTAGTGTTCATAATTATAATGGGATATTATTTTGTATATTTGTATACCTTCCCTGCTAATTTTCAATTTTATAGTAAAAATACAAAATTTATAGCTATGGGAACAATAACAGCAGCCATTGTAAATATAATTTTTAATTATTTTTTAATTCAGTACTTTGGTATGTATGGGGCGGCAATTGCTACATTAATAGCTTATATTGTGTTATTTTTCATGCATTTTTGTATTGTAAAATTTAAATTGAAACATCAGGATTATCCTTTTATATATAATATATACGGAATTTCTGCAGTGGCATTAGCATGGGGAATTTCTTATGTATTTTTAAATGCTTTTATAGTAAGATGGTCAATAATAATAATTTTATTAGTAATAAGCGTTAAAGTAGGAATAAAAGAAATTAAGAAAATTTCTTAA
- a CDS encoding LicD family protein translates to MDKSVVKKLQMYQLQMLKDIDRVCKNNNIQYYVTWGSALGAVRHGGFIPWDDDIDISMTWDNYIRFEKIAQKELGDKYFYQSQETDEFCFTLWNKVRINNTTSMEKHLRHIKCHYGICMDIFPIVGVPNSAIKRLIQKLQILIYRIFSYERYLTNKNPEGNTLFKIIYGVFPKKFKEYIKNKCLKEITKYKINDCDECIEFLSGSYNKMLFKSNMFGNGKKILFEDMEVIIPEKYHEYLTRCYGDYMVLPPEEDRIGHGDAIVDFDKSYEYYWENGDE, encoded by the coding sequence ATGGATAAATCGGTTGTGAAAAAATTACAAATGTATCAGCTACAGATGTTAAAAGATATTGATAGAGTATGTAAAAATAATAATATACAATATTATGTAACTTGGGGCTCAGCCTTAGGTGCTGTTAGACATGGAGGATTTATTCCTTGGGATGATGATATTGATATATCAATGACTTGGGATAACTATATAAGGTTTGAAAAAATCGCACAAAAAGAGTTAGGAGATAAATATTTTTATCAAAGTCAAGAAACAGATGAATTTTGTTTTACTCTTTGGAATAAGGTAAGAATAAATAATACTACATCAATGGAAAAACATTTAAGACATATAAAATGCCATTATGGGATATGCATGGATATTTTTCCTATAGTTGGAGTTCCTAATTCTGCAATAAAAAGGTTAATTCAAAAGCTTCAAATATTAATTTATAGAATATTTAGTTATGAAAGATATCTAACTAATAAAAATCCAGAGGGAAATACTTTATTTAAGATTATTTACGGTGTATTTCCCAAAAAATTTAAGGAATATATAAAAAATAAGTGTTTAAAAGAAATAACCAAATATAAAATTAATGATTGTGATGAGTGTATAGAATTTCTATCGGGAAGTTATAATAAAATGCTTTTTAAAAGTAATATGTTCGGTAATGGAAAGAAAATACTATTTGAAGATATGGAAGTTATAATTCCTGAAAAATATCATGAATATTTAACACGTTGTTATGGAGATTATATGGTTTTACCACCAGAAGAAGATAGAATTGGACATGGTGATGCAATTGTAGATTTTGATAAGTCATATGAATATTACTGGGAAAATGGAGATGAATAA
- a CDS encoding glycosyltransferase family 2 protein, giving the protein MKREKLVTFIVVAYNAGDKLKSLIKDIKSQSYAHNLIEIILVDSSSSDNTKKVMLEFSRSNHDFKRIIVLDNLKKVLPSGWNVALKEAEGDIILRVDAHSSLPHDFIEKNVKHINKGEKIVGGHRISIIDEDNSWQKVLLAAEKSLFGSGIAAYRRSEKEGYVSTLAHAAYSKEVFDAVGPYNERLFRTEDNEMHYRMREKGYKFYFNPEIISYHHARNDFKKMCRQKYLNGYWIGLTMSVCPKCFSIYHFAPLAFVCGLIVFSILALFTGVDLPLILLTGSYLFVNLLISLVEIVKSKFMLQMFALPFILLALHINYGIGTLVGLIKIPAFLKNNI; this is encoded by the coding sequence ATGAAAAGAGAAAAATTAGTTACGTTTATTGTTGTTGCATATAATGCAGGTGATAAACTTAAATCATTAATAAAAGATATAAAAAGTCAAAGTTATGCTCATAACTTAATTGAAATCATTTTAGTAGACAGTTCATCATCTGATAATACTAAAAAAGTAATGCTTGAATTTAGTAGATCTAATCATGATTTTAAAAGAATAATAGTACTTGATAATCTTAAAAAAGTATTGCCTTCTGGCTGGAATGTTGCTTTAAAAGAAGCTGAAGGAGATATAATATTAAGAGTAGATGCTCATTCATCATTACCTCATGATTTTATAGAGAAAAATGTAAAGCATATAAATAAGGGAGAAAAGATAGTTGGTGGACATAGAATTAGTATAATTGATGAAGATAATTCATGGCAAAAGGTACTATTAGCGGCTGAAAAATCACTTTTTGGTAGTGGTATAGCTGCTTATAGAAGAAGTGAAAAAGAAGGATATGTAAGTACATTAGCGCATGCTGCCTATTCTAAAGAAGTATTTGATGCAGTTGGACCATATAATGAGAGATTATTTAGAACAGAAGATAATGAAATGCATTATAGAATGAGAGAAAAGGGATATAAATTTTATTTTAATCCTGAAATAATTTCTTATCATCATGCAAGAAATGATTTTAAAAAGATGTGCAGGCAAAAGTATTTAAATGGATATTGGATAGGTTTAACTATGTCCGTATGTCCAAAATGTTTTTCAATATATCATTTTGCACCTTTAGCTTTTGTTTGTGGATTGATAGTTTTCAGTATATTAGCACTATTTACAGGTGTTGATTTACCTTTAATATTATTAACTGGGTCATATCTTTTTGTAAATTTATTAATTTCTTTAGTTGAAATTGTAAAAAGTAAATTTATGCTTCAAATGTTTGCATTACCATTTATATTGCTTGCGTTGCACATAAATTATGGTATTGGAACTTTGGTAGGATTAATTAAAATACCAGCATTTTTAAAGAATAATATTTAA
- a CDS encoding IS1182 family transposase, with protein sequence MHKENILQKNYTLNQKFYQLKLPLNIDYMIPVNDSVRLLSQFVEEMDLTDLYSTYSKIKENQVSPRKMLKIMTYGYMNKIYSSRDIEKACRRDINFMFLLEGASAPDHATFARFRSLHFAPCSERILAETAKFLYKIGEISGDAIFIDGTKIEAYANKYTFVWKKAVTKNMAKLLIKVADLVKECEELYDIKLIYKNEVQMKHVKKLRKKLYALKKSEGIEFVHGCGKRKTALQRSIEKLEEYLSKFKEYTQKVYTCGDRNSYSKTDVDATFMRMKEDAMKNGQLKPAYNVQHGVDSEYITWLTVGPQPTDTTTLIPFLKSMEENLKFKYLKIVADAGYESEENYSFIEENNQIAFIKPSNYEISKTRKYKNDIGKIENMDYNEEKDFYICRNGKQLKAENIKIRKSKTGYESEKTIYVCEDCNDCTYKSSCIKGNNCKTPLEERVKRFETSKKFNRQRKSDLERILSEEGCLLRMNRSIQAEGSFAQIKQDMNFRRFMCRGQKNVLAESILLAMAHNINKLHSKIQAGRTGKHLFELKKAS encoded by the coding sequence ATGCACAAAGAAAATATTTTACAAAAGAATTATACATTAAACCAAAAGTTTTATCAATTAAAACTTCCATTAAATATTGATTACATGATACCGGTTAATGATTCAGTGCGATTACTAAGTCAATTTGTAGAGGAGATGGATTTAACAGATTTATATTCGACTTATTCCAAGATAAAGGAAAATCAAGTATCGCCAAGAAAAATGCTGAAAATCATGACTTATGGATATATGAATAAGATTTATTCGTCTCGAGATATTGAAAAGGCATGCCGTAGAGACATTAATTTTATGTTTTTGCTTGAGGGAGCATCCGCTCCGGATCATGCAACATTTGCAAGATTTAGAAGTCTTCATTTTGCTCCATGTTCTGAAAGGATCTTAGCTGAAACAGCTAAATTTCTTTATAAAATTGGTGAGATATCAGGAGATGCTATCTTTATTGATGGCACAAAAATAGAAGCTTATGCAAATAAATATACTTTTGTCTGGAAAAAGGCAGTTACAAAAAACATGGCAAAATTGCTAATTAAAGTGGCCGACCTTGTTAAAGAGTGCGAAGAACTTTATGATATTAAGTTAATCTATAAAAATGAAGTTCAAATGAAACATGTAAAAAAGCTTAGAAAAAAGCTTTATGCACTAAAGAAATCAGAAGGAATAGAATTCGTTCACGGATGTGGGAAAAGAAAAACTGCATTGCAACGATCAATAGAAAAACTTGAAGAATATCTTTCAAAGTTTAAAGAATATACTCAAAAAGTGTACACTTGCGGAGATAGAAACAGTTACTCAAAAACTGATGTTGATGCTACATTTATGAGGATGAAAGAAGATGCTATGAAAAACGGTCAACTTAAGCCAGCTTATAATGTGCAGCATGGTGTAGATTCAGAATATATTACATGGCTTACAGTTGGACCACAACCAACGGATACAACTACGCTAATACCTTTCTTGAAAAGCATGGAAGAAAACTTAAAATTTAAATACTTAAAAATAGTTGCAGATGCTGGATATGAAAGTGAGGAGAACTATTCATTTATTGAAGAAAATAATCAAATAGCATTTATTAAGCCATCTAATTATGAAATATCAAAAACAAGAAAATATAAAAATGATATCGGTAAAATAGAAAACATGGATTACAATGAAGAAAAAGATTTCTACATATGCCGAAATGGTAAGCAGTTAAAGGCTGAAAATATAAAAATTAGAAAATCTAAAACAGGATATGAAAGTGAAAAGACAATTTATGTTTGTGAAGATTGCAATGATTGCACTTACAAGAGTAGTTGCATCAAAGGGAATAATTGTAAAACTCCTTTGGAAGAAAGAGTAAAAAGATTTGAAACATCAAAAAAGTTTAATCGCCAAAGAAAGTCTGATTTAGAAAGAATTCTAAGCGAAGAAGGTTGCTTGCTTAGAATGAACAGAAGTATTCAAGCAGAAGGTTCTTTTGCACAAATAAAACAAGACATGAATTTCAGAAGATTTATGTGTCGTGGGCAAAAGAATGTATTAGCAGAAAGTATACTTCTTGCAATGGCACACAATATAAATAAATTACATAGTAAAATACAAGCGGGCCGCACTGGTAAGCACTTATTTGAATTGAAGAAAGCCTCATAA
- a CDS encoding DUF1858 domain-containing protein: protein MITKDMTIGEILRAKEDADKILMSFGMGCIGCPSSQAESLEDAAQVHGLDLDQLLSALNR, encoded by the coding sequence ATGATAACAAAGGACATGACTATAGGAGAAATTCTTAGAGCAAAGGAAGATGCTGATAAAATATTAATGAGCTTTGGAATGGGATGTATTGGATGTCCATCATCACAAGCAGAATCTTTAGAAGATGCAGCACAAGTTCATGGATTAGATTTAGATCAATTATTATCAGCTTTAAATAGATAA